One Mycobacteriales bacterium DNA segment encodes these proteins:
- a CDS encoding alpha/beta fold hydrolase, whose translation MRAAVPGADLYYEVAGDGPPLLSVSGSGSALRFGIGPATSPLRKDLTVVGYDHRGVGESVDLSSEPPTMDVFARDALALADRLGWDRFALHGLSFGGMVAQHVAALAPDRVTALSLACTSAGGAGGASYPLHEIGSPFAERMTELIDTRTAEDAELREFFLAFLSAGDPAALGEGYQRQMAARKEHDAWDRLPLITAPTLVGSGRYDAIAPPANGAALAGRIPGAEHRVYEGGHAYLFQDPAAASDLRDFLLEPR comes from the coding sequence GTGAGGGCAGCAGTCCCGGGCGCCGACCTCTACTACGAGGTCGCCGGCGACGGCCCGCCGCTGCTGTCGGTGTCCGGCTCCGGGTCCGCGCTGCGCTTCGGGATCGGGCCGGCGACGTCGCCGTTGCGCAAGGACCTCACTGTTGTCGGCTACGACCACCGTGGCGTCGGTGAATCCGTCGACCTGTCGTCCGAGCCGCCGACGATGGACGTCTTCGCCCGCGACGCCCTCGCACTGGCCGACCGCCTCGGCTGGGACCGCTTCGCCCTGCACGGACTGTCCTTCGGCGGCATGGTTGCCCAACACGTCGCGGCCCTGGCTCCCGACCGCGTGACGGCCCTGTCGCTCGCCTGCACGAGCGCCGGCGGTGCGGGCGGTGCGTCGTACCCCCTGCACGAGATCGGGAGTCCCTTCGCCGAGCGGATGACCGAGCTCATCGACACCCGCACCGCAGAGGACGCCGAGCTGCGCGAGTTCTTCCTCGCGTTCCTCTCAGCCGGCGACCCCGCGGCGCTGGGGGAGGGCTACCAGCGGCAGATGGCCGCACGCAAGGAGCACGACGCGTGGGACCGCCTGCCGCTCATCACCGCGCCCACGCTCGTGGGATCGGGGAGGTACGACGCGATCGCGCCGCCGGCCAACGGCGCCGCCCTCGCGGGCCGCATCCCCGGTGCAGAGCACCGCGTCTACGAGGGTGGGCACGCCTACCTCTTCCAGGACCCGGCCGCTGCGTCGGACCTCCGCGACTTCCTCCTGGAACCTCGTTGA
- a CDS encoding bifunctional phosphoglucose/phosphomannose isomerase: MTPDLDDAAALEAADPGAMLRAIASSAAQVREAVTLSAEAGLVALAGEDRPRSIVVCGMGGSGIAGDVLAAVLGAKAPVPVLTHRGYGLPTWVGAADLVIAVSCSGSTEETLSALEEAVRRGCRLLVVAGAGSPAEDLASRGRALFVPVPQGRQPRASVWALSTPLVIAADHLGLVQAPAGVVEETAVCLEGVATRCRIDADTVVNPAKTLATELLDTVPVLWGTSPLAGVAAYRFACQLNENAKVPATWGVLPEANHNQVVGFDGPFAGRGSADLFHDPYDDDDPTPSTTRIRLVLLRDAEEHPQVARRADVSTELAEERHVGVTALRAAGETSFERIAWLIGTTDYASAYLALLQGTDPTPVDAITALKDRIRR, translated from the coding sequence GTGACGCCCGACCTCGACGACGCCGCGGCGCTCGAGGCTGCCGACCCCGGCGCGATGCTGCGGGCCATCGCCTCCAGCGCCGCGCAGGTCCGCGAGGCCGTGACGCTGTCGGCGGAGGCGGGTCTGGTCGCGCTCGCCGGTGAGGACCGGCCGCGCTCGATCGTCGTCTGCGGCATGGGTGGCTCCGGCATCGCCGGCGACGTCCTCGCCGCCGTGCTCGGTGCCAAGGCTCCCGTCCCCGTGCTCACCCACCGCGGCTACGGCCTGCCGACCTGGGTCGGTGCGGCCGACCTCGTCATCGCGGTGTCGTGCTCGGGGTCGACCGAGGAGACGCTGTCGGCGCTGGAGGAGGCGGTCCGGCGCGGCTGCCGGCTGCTCGTCGTCGCCGGTGCCGGGAGCCCCGCGGAGGACCTCGCGTCCCGCGGTCGGGCGCTGTTCGTCCCCGTCCCGCAGGGCCGCCAGCCGCGCGCGTCGGTGTGGGCGCTGTCCACGCCGCTCGTCATCGCCGCCGACCACCTCGGTCTGGTGCAGGCCCCTGCCGGGGTCGTCGAGGAGACCGCGGTCTGCCTCGAGGGCGTCGCGACGCGCTGCCGCATCGACGCCGACACGGTCGTCAACCCGGCCAAGACCCTCGCCACCGAGCTGCTCGACACGGTCCCGGTGCTCTGGGGGACCAGCCCGCTCGCGGGCGTCGCGGCGTACCGCTTCGCCTGCCAGCTCAACGAGAACGCCAAGGTCCCCGCCACCTGGGGCGTCCTCCCCGAGGCCAACCACAACCAGGTCGTCGGCTTCGACGGCCCCTTCGCGGGGCGTGGCTCCGCCGACCTCTTCCACGACCCCTACGACGACGACGACCCCACCCCGTCGACGACCCGCATCCGGCTGGTGCTGCTGCGCGACGCCGAGGAGCACCCGCAGGTGGCCCGTCGCGCGGACGTCTCGACCGAGCTCGCCGAGGAGCGCCACGTCGGCGTCACCGCCCTGCGCGCGGCGGGGGAGACGAGCTTCGAGCGGATCGCCTGGCTGATCGGCACGACCGACTACGCCTCGGCCTACCTCGCGCTGCTGCAGGGCACCGACCCGACGCCGGTCGACGCCATCACGGCCCTGAAGGACCGCATCCGGCGCTAG
- a CDS encoding glycosyltransferase family 2 protein, translated as MPPRSKARPAWSQPTANVTAVLVAHDGDAWLPDTLAALAASTLRPVRVVAVDTGSTDSSLALLRAAEGDVVTEVLALGPDVGFGEAVAAALQDAPTTEWLWLLHDDVAVEPEALERLLAHAADSPSAALLGPKVRDWHDPRVLVEVGITCDPGGHRETGLERREYDQGQYDDVRDVLAVGTAGALVRRAVYDHVGGLDPALAVFRDDLDLGWKVNAAGSRVVVVPQARVRHVRAATTGRRALDAERGRPGGVDRRNALYVLLAHSTAPRMLYVLPRLVLWCLLRVVGFLLTRQVLAARDELAALGHVLGRPGRLLAARRARAATRTVPLRALRHLFASRTGRLRAAAAELGDWLSGGSAPGASVLDAMGDSDDVAELAPSGGGALRSLLTRPPVLLVLALAGLALLAERSVLALSGGALAGGRLLPAPAGASDLWSAYAASWHPTAVGSEAAAPPALALLALLATVLLGKAWLAVDLLLLASVPLAGLTAFLAARRVVRHQVLRLWAAATWALLPVATGAVAAGRLDAAALQVGLPLVALAAVRVVRDDPAPGGWRRAWGLGLAVAACAAFAPVLAVLAAVVLIGAGLIGLVTSPADEGAGARRRGLAALIASGVPLVVLLPWSFEVLRDPARLLHGPGRLLAGPVPEPLQLVLLDPDGPGTPATWVTAGLVLAALGGLVRRDRHGLALTAWAVAGVGLVSALLLASAEPDGTPVWPGTSLQVAAGGLLVAALVAADGLRTQLARRSFGWRQLTAAVVAVTAAATPLLAGGAWLVRGADDPLARGLRPVLPAFAQAEVRDEPGLRTLVLRPAADRTDYELVAGVRLDLGDADTPPRDGQLDALDGVVADLLSPSGSDAAEALATRAVRYVALLPGPGRDATALVLDAQAGLTRRTTGEVLLWQVLAPAARLQLLQPAAAQAARRGDRGPSRDLLRTDLPRQVEADREGARDVLGSGPEGRLLVLSEAADDDWTVTIDGRELDRVTAWGWAQGFEVPAAGGELRLVREQGGRRAVLTLQIAVVVVVAVLAAPGARRRRGLEIDDETDETDETDEPDETDRPVPTTRRTEGDVA; from the coding sequence ATGCCTCCCCGTAGCAAGGCCCGCCCCGCGTGGTCCCAGCCGACGGCCAATGTCACGGCCGTCCTCGTCGCTCACGACGGCGACGCCTGGCTGCCCGACACCCTGGCCGCGCTCGCCGCCTCGACGCTGCGGCCGGTGCGGGTGGTCGCCGTCGACACCGGCAGCACCGACTCCTCCCTCGCGCTGCTGCGCGCCGCCGAGGGCGACGTCGTCACCGAGGTGCTCGCGCTCGGACCGGACGTCGGCTTCGGCGAGGCCGTCGCCGCCGCGCTGCAGGACGCGCCGACGACCGAGTGGCTGTGGCTGCTCCACGACGACGTCGCCGTCGAGCCCGAGGCCCTCGAGCGACTGCTGGCCCACGCCGCCGACTCGCCGTCGGCCGCGCTGCTCGGCCCCAAGGTCCGCGACTGGCACGACCCACGGGTCCTCGTGGAGGTCGGCATCACCTGCGACCCGGGCGGCCACCGCGAGACGGGGTTGGAACGCCGGGAGTACGACCAGGGGCAGTACGACGACGTCCGAGACGTGCTCGCCGTCGGCACCGCGGGCGCCCTCGTGCGTCGTGCGGTCTACGACCACGTCGGCGGGCTCGACCCGGCCCTCGCGGTCTTCCGCGACGATCTCGACCTCGGCTGGAAGGTCAACGCCGCCGGCAGTCGCGTCGTGGTCGTCCCGCAGGCGAGGGTCCGCCACGTGCGGGCCGCCACCACCGGCCGGCGGGCGCTCGACGCCGAGCGCGGGCGGCCCGGCGGCGTCGACCGCCGCAACGCTCTCTACGTCCTGCTCGCCCACTCCACCGCCCCGCGGATGCTCTACGTCCTGCCCCGGCTCGTGCTGTGGTGCCTGCTGCGGGTCGTCGGCTTCCTGCTCACGCGTCAGGTTCTCGCAGCGCGCGACGAGCTCGCGGCGCTCGGCCACGTGCTCGGCCGACCCGGCCGCCTGCTCGCCGCGCGCCGCGCCCGCGCAGCCACCCGCACCGTCCCGTTGCGCGCGCTGCGCCACCTCTTCGCGTCGCGGACCGGGCGGCTGCGGGCGGCCGCGGCCGAGCTCGGCGACTGGTTGTCCGGCGGGTCGGCCCCGGGGGCGAGCGTCCTCGACGCCATGGGCGACTCCGACGACGTCGCGGAGCTCGCGCCGTCGGGCGGTGGCGCGCTGCGGTCGCTGCTGACCCGGCCACCCGTGCTGCTCGTCCTGGCCCTGGCCGGGCTGGCCCTGCTCGCCGAGCGCAGCGTGCTCGCGCTCAGCGGAGGCGCTCTCGCCGGCGGCCGGCTGCTCCCGGCTCCCGCCGGCGCGAGCGACCTGTGGTCGGCCTACGCCGCGAGCTGGCACCCCACCGCGGTCGGCAGCGAGGCCGCCGCGCCACCGGCCCTGGCGCTGCTGGCGCTGCTCGCGACCGTGCTGCTCGGCAAGGCCTGGCTGGCCGTCGACCTGCTGCTGCTCGCGAGCGTCCCGTTGGCCGGGCTGACGGCCTTCCTGGCCGCTCGTCGCGTGGTGCGCCACCAGGTCCTGCGGCTGTGGGCGGCCGCCACCTGGGCGCTGCTGCCGGTCGCGACCGGCGCTGTCGCCGCGGGCCGGCTCGACGCCGCGGCCCTGCAGGTCGGGCTGCCGCTCGTGGCCCTCGCGGCCGTTCGGGTCGTCCGCGACGACCCCGCCCCGGGTGGCTGGCGGCGCGCCTGGGGCCTCGGCCTCGCGGTCGCGGCCTGCGCGGCTTTCGCCCCCGTCCTCGCCGTCCTCGCGGCCGTCGTCCTGATCGGTGCCGGGCTCATAGGCCTCGTGACGAGCCCGGCCGACGAGGGGGCCGGTGCGCGCCGCCGGGGCCTCGCGGCGCTGATCGCCTCCGGCGTACCCCTGGTCGTGCTCCTGCCCTGGTCCTTCGAGGTCCTGCGCGACCCCGCCCGGCTGCTCCACGGCCCGGGTCGCCTGCTCGCCGGGCCGGTGCCGGAGCCGCTGCAACTGGTCCTCCTCGACCCCGACGGACCCGGCACGCCCGCCACCTGGGTCACGGCGGGGCTCGTCCTCGCGGCCCTCGGGGGCCTGGTCCGGCGCGACCGCCACGGCCTCGCCCTGACGGCGTGGGCGGTCGCCGGTGTCGGTCTGGTGTCCGCGCTGCTGCTCGCCTCCGCCGAACCCGACGGCACCCCTGTCTGGCCCGGCACGTCGCTGCAGGTCGCCGCCGGCGGGCTGCTCGTCGCCGCGCTCGTTGCGGCCGACGGGCTGCGGACCCAGCTCGCCCGGCGCAGCTTCGGCTGGCGCCAGCTGACCGCTGCCGTCGTCGCCGTCACGGCCGCAGCGACCCCGCTGCTGGCCGGCGGCGCCTGGCTCGTCCGTGGCGCCGACGACCCGCTGGCGCGCGGCCTGCGGCCGGTTCTTCCGGCCTTCGCCCAGGCCGAGGTCCGCGACGAGCCCGGCCTGCGCACCCTGGTGCTGCGCCCCGCGGCCGACCGCACCGACTACGAGCTGGTCGCCGGTGTCCGGCTCGACCTCGGCGACGCCGACACCCCGCCCCGCGACGGGCAGCTCGACGCCCTCGACGGGGTCGTCGCCGACCTGCTGTCGCCGAGCGGCAGCGACGCCGCCGAGGCGCTCGCGACCCGCGCGGTCCGCTATGTCGCGCTGCTGCCCGGCCCCGGACGCGACGCCACCGCGCTGGTGCTCGACGCCCAGGCCGGCCTCACCCGCCGCACCACCGGTGAGGTCCTGCTGTGGCAGGTGCTCGCCCCCGCGGCGCGCCTGCAGCTGCTGCAGCCCGCGGCTGCTCAGGCCGCCCGTCGGGGTGACCGCGGCCCGAGCCGCGACCTGCTGCGCACCGACCTCCCGCGCCAGGTCGAGGCCGACCGCGAGGGCGCGCGTGACGTGCTCGGCAGCGGGCCGGAGGGACGGCTGCTCGTGCTGTCCGAGGCCGCCGACGACGACTGGACCGTGACGATCGACGGTCGCGAGCTCGACCGCGTCACCGCCTGGGGCTGGGCGCAGGGCTTCGAGGTGCCGGCCGCCGGCGGCGAGCTGCGGCTGGTCCGCGAGCAGGGCGGCCGCCGCGCCGTGCTCACGCTGCAGATCGCCGTGGTCGTCGTGGTCGCTGTCCTCGCCGCCCCCGGTGCCCGGCGCCGTCGGGGCCTCGAGATCGACGACGAGACCGACGAGACCGACGAGACCGACGAGCCCGACGAGACCGACCGGCCCGTTCCGACCACCCGCCGCACCGAGGGAGACGTCGCATGA
- a CDS encoding SigE family RNA polymerase sigma factor, which yields MEGFDEWVAATAPRLHRTAYLLVGDWALAQDLVQHACASTWSRWSSVESPEAYARSVMARTASAWWRRTWRGEVPTDVLPESVDDPWSDVDSRDAVARALRSLPSKQRAVVVLRFFDDLSEADTAAALGWPVGTVKSTTSRALAALRATDLSEEPRR from the coding sequence GTGGAGGGATTCGACGAGTGGGTGGCGGCGACGGCGCCGCGCCTGCACCGCACGGCGTACCTGCTGGTCGGTGACTGGGCGCTGGCCCAGGACCTGGTCCAGCACGCGTGCGCGTCGACGTGGAGCCGCTGGTCCTCGGTGGAGTCGCCGGAGGCCTACGCCCGCTCGGTGATGGCCCGCACCGCCTCTGCTTGGTGGCGGCGCACGTGGCGCGGCGAGGTGCCGACCGACGTCCTTCCCGAGTCGGTCGACGACCCGTGGAGCGACGTCGACTCCCGCGACGCGGTCGCGCGGGCCCTGCGCTCGCTGCCTTCCAAGCAGCGGGCCGTGGTCGTCCTGCGCTTCTTCGACGACCTGTCCGAAGCCGACACCGCCGCCGCCCTGGGCTGGCCGGTCGGCACCGTGAAGAGCACGACGTCGCGCGCGCTCGCCGCCCTGCGCGCCACCGACCTCTCCGAGGAGCCACGACGATGA
- a CDS encoding DUF5719 family protein: protein MTRPPLGLVVVLALLAGGTALGGTVLDGGARPTTSQASVTPVVGATAVCPDIRNRGQQVETRVSVGAAPAPDDVEDLAGQVLGQPLNDRSAPGALPVREPGQVAIGLASELDGDAYVVDARGPVAAGLEVEQVTRGESGAERGFAGLRCEAPRTEAWFVGGSAAVAESTLLQLANPDATNAFVDVTVYTAEGPVDARQGRGILVPGRKRAPIKLDDLAPGKDLLAVHVQAQRGRVAAAMRHVRWDGQTPRGVEWVPQSQPPSTEVVVPGLPSRDSAGFGRRFLYVTNPTTDDAVVSVQLTSGDGQFVPTGLEAIEVPAGRTVSTEVTELMAETSAALRVTSDGAPVLAAGFVLDAQDPTQPIREFAYAGSARPLTGLAVLTDLVIDRPTESSLLLAALDGDASVEVSLVPIIGQAGELPAPKVVTVPGGRTVALRLSTFFPPGAEVRLAVEVRPVAGSGPVYATRYLRERGERGPLTTILQLQGAAQEVTRPVVARDPGAATRTD, encoded by the coding sequence ATGACCCGCCCGCCGCTCGGACTGGTCGTCGTCCTGGCCCTGCTCGCGGGCGGGACAGCCCTCGGGGGCACCGTCCTCGACGGGGGTGCACGGCCCACGACGTCACAGGCGTCGGTCACGCCGGTTGTCGGCGCGACCGCGGTCTGCCCCGACATCCGCAACCGGGGCCAGCAGGTCGAGACCCGCGTCAGCGTCGGTGCGGCCCCCGCGCCCGACGACGTCGAGGACCTGGCCGGTCAGGTGCTCGGCCAGCCCCTCAACGACCGCAGCGCCCCCGGGGCCCTGCCCGTGCGCGAGCCCGGCCAGGTCGCGATCGGGCTCGCCAGTGAGCTCGACGGCGACGCCTACGTCGTCGACGCCCGCGGCCCCGTCGCCGCGGGGCTCGAGGTCGAGCAGGTCACCCGCGGCGAGAGCGGCGCCGAGCGCGGCTTCGCGGGGCTGCGCTGCGAGGCGCCGCGCACCGAGGCGTGGTTCGTCGGTGGCAGCGCCGCGGTCGCCGAGTCGACCCTGCTGCAGCTGGCCAACCCCGACGCCACCAATGCCTTCGTCGACGTCACCGTCTACACCGCCGAGGGCCCGGTCGACGCCCGGCAGGGCCGCGGCATCCTCGTGCCGGGCCGCAAGCGCGCGCCCATCAAGCTCGACGACCTCGCCCCCGGCAAGGACCTGCTCGCCGTCCACGTCCAGGCCCAGCGCGGCCGCGTCGCCGCAGCCATGCGCCACGTCCGCTGGGACGGCCAGACCCCGCGCGGCGTCGAGTGGGTGCCGCAGTCGCAGCCACCGTCGACCGAGGTCGTCGTACCCGGGCTGCCCTCGCGCGACTCGGCCGGCTTCGGCCGGCGCTTCCTCTACGTCACCAACCCCACCACCGACGACGCCGTCGTGTCGGTGCAGCTGACCAGCGGCGACGGGCAGTTCGTGCCGACCGGGCTCGAGGCGATCGAGGTGCCCGCCGGCCGCACGGTCTCGACCGAGGTCACCGAGCTGATGGCCGAGACCTCAGCGGCGCTGCGGGTCACCAGCGACGGCGCGCCGGTCCTGGCGGCCGGCTTCGTGCTCGACGCGCAGGACCCGACCCAGCCGATCCGCGAGTTCGCCTACGCCGGCTCCGCCCGACCGCTCACCGGTCTCGCGGTCCTCACCGACCTCGTCATCGACCGGCCGACGGAGAGCTCGCTGCTGCTGGCGGCGCTCGACGGCGACGCCTCGGTGGAGGTCTCGCTGGTGCCGATCATCGGGCAGGCCGGCGAGCTGCCCGCCCCGAAGGTCGTCACAGTGCCGGGCGGCCGCACGGTCGCGCTGAGGCTGTCCACGTTCTTCCCGCCCGGTGCCGAGGTGCGCCTGGCCGTGGAGGTGCGGCCGGTCGCCGGCTCCGGTCCGGTCTACGCCACCCGCTACCTGCGCGAGCGCGGCGAGCGCGGGCCGCTCACGACGATCCTGCAGCTGCAGGGCGCCGCGCAGGAGGTCACCCGGCCGGTCGTCGCCCGTGACCCGGGAGCAGCGACCCGCACCGACTAG
- a CDS encoding phosphomannomutase/phosphoglucomutase codes for MTSRDLSTIIKAYDVRGTVPDQLDDDIARALGAAFALFTGASTIVTARDMRETGVSLGAAFAEGATSQGASVIDAGLGSTDLLYYAAGTLDVPGAMFTASHNPAKYNGIKLCLAGAAPVGQDTGLRQLREDAERFLAEGLPAPVATPGTVEQRSLLEDYAAYVKGLVPGIDAIRPLKVVVDAGNGMGGLTVPVTFAGLPLDVTELYFELDGSFPNHEANPIDPENLRDLQKAVLAEGADLGLAFDGDADRCFVVDERGAIVSPSTLTALIAERELARVPGSTVIHNLITSRSVPEVVTENGGTPVRTRVGHSFIKAEMARTGAVFGGEHSGHFYFREFWNADSGMLAALHALAALGGQDGPLSALLTSYDRYAASGEINSTVTDQQAMVAEITARYADLELDELDGLTVASLDGWWFNVRASNTEPLLRLNVEAPDEPTMATVRDEVLALIRA; via the coding sequence GTGACCTCACGCGACCTGTCCACGATCATCAAGGCGTACGACGTCCGCGGCACGGTGCCCGACCAGCTCGACGACGACATCGCCCGGGCCCTCGGAGCGGCGTTCGCGCTGTTCACCGGGGCGAGCACGATCGTCACCGCCCGCGACATGCGCGAGACCGGGGTCTCCCTCGGTGCGGCCTTCGCGGAGGGCGCGACCTCGCAGGGCGCCAGCGTCATCGACGCCGGGCTCGGCTCGACCGACCTGCTCTACTACGCCGCCGGCACCCTCGACGTGCCGGGCGCGATGTTCACCGCCAGCCACAACCCGGCGAAGTACAACGGCATCAAGCTCTGCCTCGCCGGCGCCGCCCCCGTCGGGCAGGACACCGGCCTGCGCCAGCTGCGCGAGGACGCCGAGCGCTTCCTCGCTGAGGGCCTCCCTGCGCCGGTCGCCACCCCCGGCACCGTCGAGCAGCGCAGCCTGCTCGAGGACTACGCCGCCTACGTCAAGGGCCTCGTGCCCGGGATCGACGCGATCCGCCCGCTGAAGGTCGTCGTCGATGCGGGCAACGGCATGGGCGGCCTGACCGTGCCCGTCACCTTCGCGGGGCTGCCGCTGGACGTCACCGAGCTCTACTTCGAGCTCGACGGCAGCTTCCCCAACCACGAGGCCAACCCGATCGACCCGGAGAACCTGCGCGACCTGCAGAAGGCCGTGCTGGCCGAGGGCGCCGACCTCGGGCTCGCCTTCGACGGCGACGCCGACCGCTGCTTCGTCGTGGACGAGCGCGGCGCGATCGTCAGCCCCTCGACGCTGACTGCGCTGATCGCCGAGCGTGAGCTGGCCCGCGTCCCCGGCTCGACGGTGATCCACAACCTCATCACCTCCCGCTCGGTCCCCGAGGTCGTGACCGAGAACGGCGGCACCCCGGTCCGCACCCGCGTCGGTCACTCCTTCATCAAGGCCGAGATGGCCCGCACGGGCGCAGTCTTCGGCGGCGAGCACAGCGGCCACTTCTACTTCCGGGAGTTCTGGAACGCCGACTCCGGCATGCTCGCCGCGCTGCACGCCCTCGCCGCCCTCGGCGGCCAGGACGGCCCGCTGTCGGCGCTGCTGACGTCGTACGACCGCTATGCCGCGAGCGGCGAGATCAACTCGACCGTCACCGACCAGCAGGCGATGGTCGCCGAGATCACGGCCCGCTACGCCGACCTCGAGCTCGACGAGCTCGACGGCCTGACCGTGGCGAGCCTGGACGGCTGGTGGTTCAACGTCCGCGCCTCCAACACCGAGCCGCTGCTGCGCCTCAACGTCGAGGCTCCCGACGAGCCCACGATGGCCACGGTCCGCGACGAGGTCCTCGCCCTCATCCGCGCCTGA
- a CDS encoding DUF808 domain-containing protein translates to MAGGLVALLDDVAVLARAAAASVDDIALAAGRASVKAAGVVVDDTAVTPQYVHGLAAERELPIIRKIAIGSLRNKLLIIGPAILLLSEFLPGLLTPLLMAGGTYLCYEGAEKVWHRLHASDDHATGAAEPEKLIDEDTVVRGAIRTDFILSAEIMVISLNEVADEAFAARAAILLLVAFAITVLVYGVVGLIVKMDDVGLSLAERPGQRAAKLGRGLVQAMPKLLTGLTVVGTAAMLWVGGHILLVGMHDLGFDLLYDAVHDVEEAARDATGAVGGVVGWLVNTVASAVLGLLVGALTVVVLTFTLHRRKGTGTDAAAEH, encoded by the coding sequence GTGGCTGGTGGACTGGTAGCGCTGCTCGACGACGTGGCCGTGCTCGCGCGGGCCGCCGCCGCGTCCGTCGACGACATCGCGCTCGCGGCCGGCCGGGCCAGCGTCAAGGCGGCCGGTGTGGTCGTCGACGACACCGCGGTCACCCCGCAGTACGTCCACGGCCTCGCCGCCGAGCGCGAGCTGCCCATCATCCGCAAGATCGCGATCGGGTCGCTGCGCAACAAGCTGCTGATCATCGGTCCGGCGATCCTGCTGCTCAGCGAGTTCCTGCCCGGCCTGCTCACGCCGCTGCTCATGGCCGGTGGCACCTACCTCTGCTACGAGGGCGCCGAGAAGGTCTGGCACCGGCTGCACGCGAGCGACGACCACGCGACCGGCGCCGCCGAGCCCGAGAAGCTGATCGACGAGGACACGGTCGTGCGCGGCGCGATCCGCACCGACTTCATCCTGTCGGCCGAGATCATGGTCATCTCGCTGAACGAGGTCGCCGACGAGGCCTTCGCGGCCCGCGCCGCGATCCTGCTGCTCGTCGCCTTCGCGATCACGGTCCTCGTCTACGGCGTCGTCGGCCTCATCGTGAAGATGGACGACGTCGGCCTGAGCCTCGCCGAGCGCCCCGGGCAGCGGGCCGCGAAGCTCGGCCGCGGCCTGGTGCAGGCGATGCCCAAGCTCCTCACCGGCCTCACCGTCGTCGGCACCGCCGCGATGCTCTGGGTCGGCGGCCACATCCTGCTCGTCGGCATGCACGACCTCGGGTTCGACCTGCTCTACGACGCCGTGCACGACGTCGAGGAGGCCGCGAGGGACGCAACCGGCGCGGTCGGCGGCGTCGTCGGCTGGCTGGTCAACACCGTCGCGAGCGCCGTCCTCGGCCTGCTCGTGGGGGCGCTCACCGTCGTGGTCCTGACCTTCACGCTGCACCGGCGCAAGGGCACGGGCACAGACGCAGCCGCCGAGCACTAG
- a CDS encoding Trm112 family protein — protein MKLDAKLLEILACPDCKAPLRADESANNGEGELVCTGCGLAYPVRDDIPVLLVDEARKPS, from the coding sequence ATGAAGCTGGACGCAAAGCTGCTCGAGATCCTCGCCTGCCCCGACTGCAAGGCGCCGCTGCGCGCCGACGAGTCGGCCAACAACGGGGAGGGCGAGCTGGTCTGCACCGGGTGCGGCCTGGCCTACCCCGTGCGCGACGACATCCCGGTCCTGCTGGTGGACGAGGCCCGCAAGCCCTCGTGA
- a CDS encoding DUF3499 domain-containing protein codes for MSPVRRCSRTACTAPAVATLTYVYADRAAVVGPLATHAEPHCYDLCEAHAQRTTAPRGWEVVRHEPDLSVPLARSVDDLEALADAVREAARPARGRPDQPQDVGTGRRGHLRALPTPG; via the coding sequence GTGAGCCCTGTCCGGCGCTGCTCGCGCACCGCGTGCACCGCCCCTGCCGTCGCGACGCTCACCTACGTCTATGCCGACCGCGCGGCCGTCGTCGGCCCGCTCGCCACCCACGCCGAGCCGCACTGCTACGACCTGTGCGAGGCCCACGCCCAGCGCACCACCGCTCCGCGCGGCTGGGAGGTCGTGCGCCATGAGCCGGACCTCTCGGTGCCGCTCGCCCGCTCCGTCGACGACCTCGAGGCGCTCGCCGACGCCGTCCGAGAGGCCGCCCGGCCCGCCCGCGGCCGACCCGACCAGCCGCAGGACGTCGGCACCGGTCGCCGTGGCCACCTGCGGGCGCTCCCGACCCCGGGCTGA
- a CDS encoding metallopeptidase family protein gives MSGPRRRDRHGRGLRGVLVPASAVVAGREVRVPLSMTRGERFDDLVLDAVEHLEERWAAELEGVEFAVEDVPPVPPGGVDPALEPDVVADETAGGAVPLGRLLPAGVDERGERTAPRVVVYRRPLEARAVDRLDLADLVHDVVVDQVARLLGRDPDEVDPPGH, from the coding sequence GTGAGCGGTCCGAGGCGGCGCGACAGGCACGGCCGAGGGCTGCGCGGGGTCCTGGTGCCGGCCAGCGCGGTCGTTGCCGGCCGCGAGGTGCGGGTGCCGCTGTCGATGACCCGCGGGGAGCGCTTCGACGACCTCGTCCTCGACGCCGTCGAGCACCTCGAGGAGCGCTGGGCCGCGGAGCTCGAGGGCGTGGAGTTCGCCGTCGAGGACGTGCCGCCGGTGCCGCCCGGTGGCGTCGACCCGGCGCTGGAGCCCGACGTCGTCGCCGACGAGACCGCGGGCGGGGCGGTGCCGCTCGGTCGGCTGCTGCCCGCAGGCGTCGACGAGCGCGGCGAGCGCACCGCGCCGCGGGTCGTCGTCTACCGCCGCCCGCTGGAGGCGCGGGCCGTCGACCGGCTCGACCTCGCCGACCTCGTCCACGACGTCGTCGTCGACCAGGTGGCCCGACTGCTCGGCCGCGACCCCGACGAGGTCGACCCGCCAGGTCACTAG